A window of the Candidatus Thermoplasmatota archaeon genome harbors these coding sequences:
- a CDS encoding DEAD/DEAH box helicase family protein: MDKGVHLGFYKGTIDIHGDYNIPNAQWDDRSHTMRSLAFYYRDIITYLKNSGIPHVDNVLKLIPCPDLKCNRKIELRDYQMEALERWLVDRRGVLVLPTGSGKTYIALKAIEAVNSPAFIVVPTLDLVDQWKEQLSVFDIEIGEYTGREKNLQPITVSTYDTAYNTAENIGNKFKLLIFDEVHHLPSEGYRHIAEFFASPFRMGLTATYEREDGLHELFPKLMGGKVYEIEVDDLAGEHLSPYKVIKIDVDLIAEEKKEYEKNMDVFQNYIRYSNIKMRSPSDFQKIIIRSGYDPKAWEAVRARNLARRIAYNSKSKMVELESLLENHRGDRLIIFTRYNDLVYRISQDYFIPCITYKTDKNERAEILNGFREGKYPAIVSSQVLDEGIDVPDANVGIIMSGTGSNREYIQRLGRILRPSDKKAILYEIVSSGTSEIRTSYRRKKKK, translated from the coding sequence GTGGATAAAGGTGTACATCTAGGTTTCTACAAAGGCACAATCGACATACATGGTGATTATAACATACCAAATGCCCAATGGGATGATAGATCTCACACCATGAGAAGCTTGGCATTTTATTACAGGGATATTATCACATATCTCAAAAACTCAGGCATTCCTCATGTGGACAATGTTTTGAAACTCATACCATGTCCAGATCTCAAATGTAACCGCAAAATAGAACTCAGAGATTACCAGATGGAAGCACTGGAGAGATGGCTGGTAGATAGAAGGGGCGTATTAGTCTTACCCACTGGCTCTGGGAAAACATATATTGCTTTAAAGGCGATCGAGGCCGTAAATTCGCCAGCTTTCATAGTTGTTCCCACCTTAGACTTGGTGGACCAGTGGAAAGAACAGCTGAGTGTATTTGACATTGAAATCGGGGAATATACTGGGAGAGAAAAAAATTTGCAGCCTATAACGGTATCGACATATGATACTGCCTACAATACTGCTGAAAATATTGGTAATAAGTTCAAACTTTTGATATTCGATGAAGTTCATCATCTCCCTTCGGAAGGTTACAGGCACATAGCAGAGTTTTTTGCATCGCCATTCAGAATGGGCTTGACGGCCACATATGAAAGAGAAGACGGGCTTCATGAATTATTCCCAAAGCTCATGGGAGGAAAAGTCTATGAGATAGAGGTTGACGATCTGGCAGGTGAGCATTTATCACCGTATAAAGTAATAAAAATAGATGTTGATCTTATAGCAGAAGAAAAAAAGGAATACGAGAAAAACATGGATGTATTCCAGAACTATATTCGCTACTCAAACATAAAAATGCGAAGCCCGTCCGATTTCCAGAAGATTATCATAAGGTCTGGATATGACCCAAAAGCATGGGAAGCTGTGAGGGCGAGAAATCTTGCCAGGAGAATAGCGTATAACTCAAAATCAAAAATGGTGGAACTGGAAAGTCTGCTTGAAAATCATAGAGGGGATAGACTAATAATATTCACAAGATACAACGATCTCGTGTACAGAATATCTCAGGATTATTTCATTCCATGCATAACTTATAAAACAGATAAAAACGAAAGAGCGGAAATACTCAATGGATTTAGGGAGGGAAAATATCCTGCTATCGTGAGTTCACAGGTTCTGGATGAGGGAATAGATGTTCCAGATGCAAATGTTGGCATAATCATGAGCGGAACGGGAAGCAACAGGGAATATATACAGAGACTGGGCAGAATACTCCGTCCATCAGATAAAAAAGCGATTTTATATGAGATAGTATCAAGTGGTACATCAGAGATAAGAACATCATATAGAAGAAAAAAGAAGAAATAG